A portion of the Spirochaetota bacterium genome contains these proteins:
- the hfq gene encoding RNA chaperone Hfq, translating into MGKQTKNLQDTFLNAARKDKVEITIYLMNGVPIKGKVISFDSFTILVEVDKKQNLIYKHAISTIMPSKPVQYKDEE; encoded by the coding sequence ATGGGCAAACAAACAAAAAATTTACAGGACACTTTTCTTAATGCGGCACGCAAGGATAAAGTGGAAATTACTATCTACCTTATGAATGGCGTACCAATCAAGGGAAAGGTAATAAGCTTTGATAGCTTCACAATCTTAGTTGAAGTTGACAAAAAGCAAAATCTTATTTACAAACATGCAATATCAACAATTATGCCATCAAAGCCTGTTCAGTATAAAGATGAAGAATAA
- a CDS encoding phosphatase PAP2 family protein: MLQKVLQEYDSKIHLEELLTFGMALFLNILIIIFSHITLAPVIFTINTTIMLLIIATVYTQRYATSTIYTIYRDWYILPLLVAIFMEHNKLVPLINPHDIDTVLIKIDYALFLGNHPTVLLEKMLHPFITELLQIVYASFYFLPFTLCLLLYFKERKVDFHIVASTIMLGFYVSYIGYYIFPAIGPRFTLTHLQTKPLEGLWLFNFVHHGLAYLEGVTRDCFPSGHTLVSILTVLLAIKFHKKFSIIATVWAMLLIISTVYLRYHYVIDVIAGFLVGLATFRYAPVLARLYIFGSAEISTPVLDYIRTWWDWLSEIRRR, from the coding sequence ATGCTGCAGAAGGTGTTACAGGAATACGATTCAAAGATTCACCTTGAAGAGTTGCTGACATTTGGCATGGCATTATTTCTTAATATATTAATTATTATTTTTTCTCACATTACGCTGGCACCTGTAATTTTTACCATCAATACTACCATTATGTTGCTTATTATTGCAACAGTATATACCCAGCGTTATGCCACTTCCACAATATATACCATTTATAGGGACTGGTATATATTACCACTTCTGGTAGCTATATTTATGGAACACAATAAACTGGTACCCCTTATTAACCCCCATGATATTGATACTGTCCTGATTAAAATTGACTATGCATTATTTCTTGGCAATCACCCCACAGTATTACTGGAAAAAATGTTACACCCCTTTATAACTGAACTATTACAGATAGTATATGCAAGTTTTTACTTTTTACCTTTTACACTATGCTTATTATTATATTTTAAAGAAAGGAAAGTTGATTTTCATATAGTTGCTTCCACAATAATGCTTGGATTTTATGTATCGTATATTGGCTACTATATATTTCCAGCTATTGGCCCACGGTTTACTCTCACTCATCTTCAGACAAAACCACTTGAAGGCCTATGGTTATTCAACTTTGTCCATCATGGACTGGCATATTTAGAAGGTGTTACACGCGATTGTTTCCCCAGTGGCCACACTCTGGTATCAATTTTGACAGTTCTTCTTGCTATAAAATTTCACAAGAAATTCAGCATCATTGCAACAGTATGGGCTATGCTTCTCATAATATCCACTGTGTATCTGCGTTATCATTATGTTATTGATGTGATAGCTGGATTTTTGGTTGGCCTGGCTACATTTAGATATGCTCCTGTACTGGCACGCCTGTATATCTTTGGCAGTGCTGAAATTTCTACTCCAGTACTTGATTATATACGTACCTGGTGGGATTGGCTTTCTGAAATCAGAAGACGGTAA